The Brachypodium distachyon strain Bd21 chromosome 4, Brachypodium_distachyon_v3.0, whole genome shotgun sequence nucleotide sequence ctttgttgctgAATCATTGACCAGGAAACAGGCAAACCAATCCCAATGAAATCGGCCTCGATGACGAGCAACTTGATGGCATTGTCGCAGTCAGACttaagcaagaagaagatatGTCCGTCGCCCTTGGTCTCGTAGAAATGAGCTCGCCGCACCACCCCTAGTTCTTGATCCTTTCAAGCACGCGGCATAATTCCACCGTTGTAGCCAGCATGCGGTTGCTCCCTAGCTGCCTTCACTCCTCCAGCGACACTAACGGTGGGTTGATATAGTGGTGGTTGGGGCTGAGTTTTCCTCCGCAGGCGACATCCCACACGCACTGGACACCAACGCGGGATATGTGTGACGTCAATGGACTATTGATTAGCAATTATAGATGGTGCTCCAAATTTTCATAGGAAATTGCTTCATTCAATCTGCGCAAAATTCGAAACATCAGATTTGTATTAGCATCATCctcgttttttttaaattattaGCACATCTCCTTGTGTTTTTGATTGTTTCATTTGTAGTCTACTTTTTTCTGGCATCGTTCATTTGTAGCCTGCTTTGTGGTACTCCGTGCTATAGATGTTCTCTtagtcaaaaaaaatcagtactGTTACGTACTCCCACCatctcataattcttatctcaaatttgtccaaaactgaatgtatatattcttaaaaaacgtttagatacatataacatttgataagaattatgggacggaggtacTAATATTTTTCTCTCGAGTTGGTAGTGCAAACTTTCGAGGATCTCTGGCTTGCAAAAAAGAGATAAGATATGAACAGGCAAATCCCAATTTCCATCTTTCAAAAATATATCCGGTCGTTATAAAAGTCTGCACGTTGtcttagaaaaaaaagagaaaatgacCAAagcaagtacggagtacttctGAAGTTCTGATTGTCGCACGTCCCCGCGGTAGGTAtaccaattttattttattttgacagaACGGCAGGTACACCAATTTGATCGTAGCGCATGTGGTGATTATTGTGGCTAAATCTGGCTAAATCATCGCATCCAGGTATCCAACGGTTGGTGAGTCTGCGAGCTGGCGTGTCAGACCCAAAAGCGTTCGATGGGAATCCCAGCAACACCAGATCTCATTCAGACCGCATCGTTCAACTCTCCTTTTCTGAACGGTGACTTCTCAGCAGACCGTACAGGATTTATTACAAGGAAAGAAATGCCCATTCCCGTTGCGAATTCGGCGCGACAGGTGCTGTGGGCAGCTCTCCTCGTCGCTCCGCTCGCCGCTTTGCTCTTCCGGTTCCCGATCCACATCCTCCCGAAGCACCGTGCCGCGGAGCCAAAGgtagccgccgccatggatccCAGTCCCGAGATCGAGTACGACATGCCCGGTGTTCTGCGCTTGCACAAGAGCGGCCGCGTCGAGCGCTTCGACGGCACCGAGACCGTCCCGCCCTCCCCCTCCGGGGACCCCGCCAACGGCGTAGCCTCTAAGGACGTCGTCCTCGACCCCGAGGCCAACATCTCCGCCCGCCTCTaccttcccgccgccgccgcggcggagccTGGTAAGAAGTTccccgtcgtcgtcttcttccacGGCGGCGCGTTCATGGTCCacaccgccgcctccccgctCTACCACAAGTACGCCgctgccctcgccgccgcggcgcccgcCGTCGTGGTCTCCGTCGACTACCGCCTCGCCCCGGAGCACCGCCTCCCGGCCGCCTACGACGACGCCTTCGCGGCCCTCAAGGCGGTCGTCGCCGCTTGCCGCCCGGGCGGCGCCGAGCCCTGGCTCGCGGCGCACGGCGACGCCTCCCGCATCGTCCTCGCGGGCGACAGCGCCGGCGCCAACATGGCGCACAACACGGCGATAAGGCTGCGGAAGGAGCGCATCGACGGCTACGGCGACAAGGTCAGCGGCGTGGCGCTCCTGCACCCTTACTTCTGGGGGAAAGATCCGGTGGGCGGGGAgtccgccgacgccgcctacCGCGGCGGCTTTGAGCGCGCGTGGGAAGTCATATGCGGCGGCGAGTTCGGCCCCGACCACCCGTACATCAACCCGGCGGCGTCGCCCGAGGATTGGAGCCAGCTCGGGTGCGGCCGCGTGCTGGTCACCACGGCTGAGCTCTGCTGGTTCGTGGAGAGGGCGCGCGCGTACGCGGAGGGGATCAAGAAGTGCGGGTGGGACGGCGAGCTCGAGTTCTACGAGACCAAGGGCGAGGGCCATGTCTACTTCCTGCCCAAGCCCGACTGCGACGATGCCGTCAAGGAGCTCGCCGTCGTGGCCGACTTCGTCCGGCGCTGTTGAGGTTGCTTCGCTTGTTCGCCTGGTGAATGATTCAGCAATAAAGGAGCACATAATTGGTGATTTTACTCATGTTGTACTGATTCTGAATTTCTCATGTGTATCAC carries:
- the LOC100831167 gene encoding probable carboxylesterase 12, translated to MPIPVANSARQVLWAALLVAPLAALLFRFPIHILPKHRAAEPKVAAAMDPSPEIEYDMPGVLRLHKSGRVERFDGTETVPPSPSGDPANGVASKDVVLDPEANISARLYLPAAAAAEPGKKFPVVVFFHGGAFMVHTAASPLYHKYAAALAAAAPAVVVSVDYRLAPEHRLPAAYDDAFAALKAVVAACRPGGAEPWLAAHGDASRIVLAGDSAGANMAHNTAIRLRKERIDGYGDKVSGVALLHPYFWGKDPVGGESADAAYRGGFERAWEVICGGEFGPDHPYINPAASPEDWSQLGCGRVLVTTAELCWFVERARAYAEGIKKCGWDGELEFYETKGEGHVYFLPKPDCDDAVKELAVVADFVRRC